CGGTTGGAATCGTCCGTGGCCGGCAGCGACGAGATCGTCGTGGCCGAGTCGACCTATCTGGCCGCCGGCGTGAAATTCGATTTTGAACTGCGGGGAGAAAAAAAATTGCACGGCATCTCCAAGCCGGTCAACGTTTACCGCCTGTTGGGGAAAAAGGGGGACAAATGAATAAAAAATATTCTTGCCTGGGCCTGATCCTGCTTTTACTCGCCTGCGGCGGCGGCCGGCCGCGCACGGCCCCCGGCCAGCCGCAGCCCGATTCGGCCGAGTACCTGGCCAATCAGGGCGTCGGTTATCTGAACGCCGGCCAGCTCGATCTGGCGGAGAGATCGCTACACAAGGCGCTGCAGAAAAAACCGGAGCTGGTGCCGGCCCTGCATGCCCTGGGTTTGGTGTACATGTATCGCCGCGACCTGGCCCGAGCCATCGAAACGCTTAACCGGCTGCTCCTGGTCAGCCCCAAGTTTTATGACGCCTACAACCTGCTGGGCACCATCTACACCGAACAGGGCGATTACCAGCAAGCCAAGGAAAAGCTGTTGCTGGCCGCCAACGCCGAAGACTACCTGACCCCGGAATACGCGTTTACCAATCTGGCCGTGCTGGAGATCAAATTTGAAAAATACGACGCGGCCC
This DNA window, taken from Candidatus Aminicenantes bacterium, encodes the following:
- a CDS encoding tetratricopeptide repeat protein: MNKKYSCLGLILLLLACGGGRPRTAPGQPQPDSAEYLANQGVGYLNAGQLDLAERSLHKALQKKPELVPALHALGLVYMYRRDLARAIETLNRLLLVSPKFYDAYNLLGTIYTEQGDYQQAKEKLLLAANAEDYLTPEYAFTNLAVLEIKFEKYDAALRYAEKGLFLNRRFAPLYNLKGLALENMKEPAQAMENYDKALALLSRPDSGYLINSARVAAKLGDKKKALNNLELAMGNTQDTAQKAEIMKMIRQLDGG